The genome window TTTATGATTTCCATTTTGCACACGAATTGAATTGATTTATGTGGAACttctataaaattttctttagaaATTCATGCGTTCCAGCCTCGCGTGCCTGATTGCCCGTGCGTGTGTGCGGGGGAATTCAGGTGTGACCATTGACAACCGGGAAGAATCTCTGAACCGCAATCAAGAGGCTCCTCAACCTCTGTGCGATTGAGAGCTGCTCCTGTTGCATGAGAAGGAAgtggagggaggggaggagagcttttaagggtttgtttgtttaTAGCCAAAACCTACTATAGTTTATCACGTCTAAACTTAGTTAGGTTTAATCATAttagatatttatttaattCGTAGTAATAATTATGGTAAGATTCTCGTTCTGCTATTATAGTCCTAACTTAAAAAAAAGTATAACAAGATTTCCTTAAACGTGCTAAATTGTAATGAAGATTTTGATCGACTAACTTTAGATGAGTGTGACAAAAAATTATAGTAAATAATGACAAAGTTAGTATATGAACTAGGCCCTAAATCACATGGCCTCTGTCCTTTTCTCTGTACAAACACACCCCACCCCGCCGGAAAAAAGCGCCACGCAGCTCACGCACATCACAAATCTCGTTACACCTTGGGCTCCGCTCGGCGCAGCCACGGTGATCCATCTAATCACTGATCAGCACGCACCAAGCGGGCCGCTCTCTGTCTGCCTGCCGCGCGCGGGGGCCCCAAGCCCGACCAGCTCCTTGGCCAGCAGGTACCTGAACGCCAGTCTGTGGGGCTTGCACTCCACGCCCTCCTGGCGCCGGCGCACGGCCTCCCTGAGGCCCTCCGGCAGGTGGGACTCCACCATGCTCACCACCTCCTGCGCGCCCAGCCCGGCGTCCCGCGCGTACGATTCGAGTATCTTGGGGAGCATGACTTTGTGACCCCGGCTGCGGACGCCGACGTTGGCACGGATGTACTCCTCCTTGGCCGCCTCCAGCTGCTGGAACAGCCGCTTCGGGCTGTACAGCCGCACCTGGTGAAACGTGACAGTTGGAGATGATGAATGCCTTGGAGTTGGTACGTGATGTGCGTTGCCGTTGGAAGTTGGGGCATTGGGCTGGGCGTGTTCGATGTTAAGTACGTACCACTGGATCCGAGTAGCCTCCGGAGGACAGTGCGAAGTGCACGAGAGGTTCAGGGCGGTCGACGGCGAAGCCTCGAAGCTCGTCCTTGTCCCTGGACTTCCATTTCGGGTAGAGTAGTAGTTTAAGCCACTGCGGGATTCATTCAGAGGAACCAGCATGAATGAAATGATATTAGAAAGAAGCGTCTATCATTCTCTCCCGTCATTTGTACTGTCAGCTTGCAAATTCCTGCAAGGCTTGAAGGCGAGCTAAATTGCAGGAAGTAGAACAAACCTGTCCAGAAGAGTGTGCTCGGCAACACAATATCTGGTACTCTATCAACTCCATGTTTACTCTTTGACCACTAATAATGTAGGATACCTGCGGTGCAAAAGTTGTCGTCAAACAAAAAACGAGGAGCGTCATTCTATATCTACAAATATAGCAGTTTGAGGTATTTTCCACCTTGGTAAGCAATATTCTCTTGCTATTACTCTGCTGAATCCCGTACTCAATATGGGCCTGAAAATAACAAATGCTAAGATTAAATTCCATTCCattgaaaaagaaagagatatCACAGTGTTGGCGAAGATATTAGTTACATGCATCATCATGGCATTATGCACATTGATCCAGAAAGCAAgcttttcttcatttttcatTCCACTGAGATCAACAGTTTCTAGCAGCTGTACAAGTGACCTACAGAGTGGCAGCTTTAACTAGTCAGCAAATAGTTGCTATTTGATAGCTATGAGCTGAAACAGAACAAAATTTCATGGAATACTCACGTATATTTGCGCAACATATCTTTAACATCAGCAGACCTCTGATCTCCCTTGCAAAGAGCAGATACCTCAACCACAGTATCATATTGCAGACCCAACTCCTTTGATTCACCATTGCCTAATGCGTTGTCCTGCCACGCCTCAATAAAACTCTCTTTCCTGCATCTTGGGCTCCATATATCTGCAGTATATTTGGAAGATAGTCCACTTGCCGATGAAAAGGATGAGCATGGTGAGGGGAAGAAGGCATCTTGCACGGCAGGAACGTCTCTGAGCCTTATGTATATGGCAGCAATGCATCTGATCATGTCCTCGGATATCTTGTTAGGCGTTTGAGGAACATGATCTGCAACCCTGGTCCCCAGGATATCTGCCAAACTTACTATGCTAGGATCCATGCACTTCCCTTCCTGGTCATCGAAGATAATTATGTTAGAATCAATAAATCAAAATTGCTAGGATACAACCTATGCAAGATCCTGGAGCAAACTGATTAAATACTTGGAACGAAAGAAAGGTTTCGGACATCATTCTGTACCTCAACAAAAGATAGAGGCAAAGTATGGCATTGTTTCATAGCTCTAGCAAGGTTGCTTGCCGAAGGAGAAACTCTGGCTGAGCAAATGGAACGGCGCAGGAGCGAGGAATGACTGCGTCCAATATTGGTCTTTTCGTGGTGCTGTGAGATGCTGTTTTCACTTGTAGAAGTTGTCGGTGTCGACTTGCGTGCCAGGACCATTCGACTGGACTGCACCAGTTGGTGCTTCCTTGGGGTTGAGAAATCGAGCTCTGAAGCTTCTGATAGTATGCCTGAAAAAGACCTTGCTGGTTGCTTGTTACTTTTCATGTCACAAGCAGAATTTACAGTGCAAACTTGTTGTTCAAAGGCCTTTCGGTAGAGTGTTAAGAGATGTTGCTCCAAGCATATGACCTCTAGCTCTAGTACTGCAATCTCCGTTATTAGCTCCTCAGTTGGCTGAGATATcatgaaagaaagaaatttgttgTGTTACTAACGGAAAACTGTCTTTAAAAAACGTATATATTACAATTCGGGAGTAAATCACTATTTTTTTCGAAAGAACGATAAAAGCAttgactatttttttaaaaaacagttTATAAGGAAAACTGGGCTTGAAAACCTCACAACCTCGAGACGACAATATGACCACAACTCCACAGGCGACACTCACACCAGAAGAACAAACCTGATAACAGACAGGACTAACCAATTCAACTCGCCTGCAATCAACCAAACAACTGTCACCCACACTACTCGGCCGGCGGAGCCCTGCTCCAACGCTGCACCTCActatcacacaagtcgtcagcACGTCATTTCAGAAGAGTACGCATTGGACCAAAACTCTATCGGGAAGCGCCAAACTGAAGGAAGAGCCACCACGAAGCGATGACGTAGGGGTGAACCTACAAAAGAAGCCAGCGAAGAATGACCCCGAACAATCATAACGATGCCCACAACACATGGCGCAACCAACGAACAGTCACGCCCAACCTAACTCAACTCGCGCACCAAACCAACAAACTGAGCAACAAGCTGGCGGAGCCCTGCAACCACGCTAGCAGCAGCTTGGTTGGCGAAGCCCTGCTCCCATGCCGAACCAAACCCTCAGACAGTCGGTGGGCGCAGAGTGTGCCTCAGGCATCACTTGATATTGGGAATGCCGCATGAATTGGAAACGCCGCCACGCCGGACGGAGGCGTAATCGCCAACCTACAAAAGAAGACGGAGGCCCAAACGGCTCGGTACATCCCGAACAGAAGAACCAGGAGCCACTAACGAGTGCAGGAGTGCTTCCGGACACAATGCCTTCAGGAAGGTAGCGACATCAATGTCGTCGACGCCTGACTAAAAACCGGGCCAAGGTTTTCACCCAGATATGCCCCAGGGCGGGAGAGTCGCTACAATATCGCCTCCAGGGAGGAAATGGCGCCCGCGGGCGTCATTGACATTGACACCAGCCAAAAGCCGAGTTGAGCTTTCGCTCACAACTCCCCACCCCCAAGTACCTGCACTGAAGACCCGCTGCAAACCGCCCAGGAGCGATGACCGACACCTCGCGCACGCACCGCCCACCACCGGCAACCACCGGGCTCCCCATGAGCCAGATCTAGTGGGAGAGACAGATCGGTAGGGGGATGAGCCCAATGGCTTCGGGACGTTGTGACAGTGCGAGAGCAAACCGCGGCAAGCCTCCACCACCTAGCACGACACTGGCGGCCATAGCACGACATTGGCAGCACACGAGGCGGCAGCAGATCGCGGCGCTGGCACGGCACTACAGCGGACCTCGAGGCAGCAGCACCAGTAGCACGTGACCCCGGGACCCCATTCCCCGGCGCCGTAGATCTGAGCGACACGGAGATTGACTGCTTAGATCATGGACGGGAAGGAGGGCGGCCACCTGCACCCACGTCCGCGCCATGCACGCAACCGACGTCGCCTCGTTCCACCAGCCCgctgtcgaggcctcctccgaCCGCCATCACGAACAAGGAAAGACAGCATAGGCCTCATGCCGCGGCACCCCCCCCTGGACCTGGGCGTCCTGGACTGGTAACGACCGAGATGACCCCGTCACCGAAAGGCGACCGAGaggacgacggcgaggaggcACGGTACAACACGAAGGCCATAGAGAACGAGCTGATGGCAGTGAAGCAGGGCCCGTCTTCCTCCTCGACCCCGGTAGTGCCCACCGCAGCCCCGGACGGCCCCTCGTAGAGGAAAGGCCACGCCGGGTGCAACGGCGCCGAATCTAGCGGGCGCGTAGATACAAAGCATGGCACATGCCATCAACGATGGAGAAGAAGACGAACTCGACCTCGGCGCAGGAGGAGACGAGGTCACCTCCGCTTCCCTAACCCCAAGCAGGCACCCAAGCAGGCGCGTCACCAGGCACAACTTCTCGTAGATCTGAAGGAGAGGGAAGCAGAAAGGGAGAGAAAGGAAGGGGAGGTAACCGCAACGGTCCCGGCTTCGAAGCCGCTGTTGGCCGCCGCTGCCAACGTCTGCCCGtcaacggcggcggccgggatCTAGCTAAGATTTCAGTGGAGCTGGGCGGAGAAAGAGAATCACCCCCCGAGTCGCCAGAGGGGGGCGACGCGGGGGCCGTTCAAAACACCACTTCAATCTCACCACTACTGCTCGGAGTAAATCACTATAATGAGATggtaaaaacaatttttttttttgtctcttctAGACTCACTAGATCGGAAAAGGATTTTCACCTTTGGAATGCAGCTCTCATTTGATGAACGAATAGCACAAGGCTTGTAACATAATGCTTTCTCAAGAGCATGGCGCATGACAAATTGATCATTTAGTCGTTCCTCAAGGATTTGGACCTGCAGAATTAGCATCATAAGTATCAAAGCTAATTAGAAATATCAAAATTAACATTGCAAGGATGAATTGTGCTAGTCACGGAATTCTATAGTATTAATGGCCAACTTAATCTTGTCGTTCTTATCATTACCAACTTTACACGGACAAATTAATCCATACATATGACATTTAGGGAAGAAAACATGGCAGAATAGGAACTCTGAAACAATTGGCCGAGAGAGGTCTGAAATAAACACTAACCGGGCTATGGTCCTAAGGAAGGAACATTTTAAGACAATTAAAAAATAACTGACATACTTTTTCTAGGgatttattttagagaataaaaGAACTGGTATCTGATTTTACCTCTCGCTTCAAAGAGCATGGAAGCTCAGAAGCATGGGACGGCATCTTGCTGGTGCTGTTCTGATCCTTCAGTTCTCCGACATCCTTCCATTCCATACAACAGAAATGGTAAGAGAGCAAGGAGAAATATCAGATGATGTCTAGTCCAAAATAGGTGCATTCCACAGCACATAACAAATACTTTCAAGAAAGTGAAGAAGCAAGAGGTAATCTGGCAATCTGCCATTCTCTCTACAGC of Phragmites australis chromosome 3, lpPhrAust1.1, whole genome shotgun sequence contains these proteins:
- the LOC133911947 gene encoding uncharacterized protein LOC133911947, giving the protein MYHNRSKSDSIRALRMDSVDSSSPRCHARHQQDVGELKDQNSTSKMPSHASELPCSLKREVQILEERLNDQFVMRHALEKALCYKPCAIRSSNESCIPKPTEELITEIAVLELEVICLEQHLLTLYRKAFEQQVCTVNSACDMKSNKQPARSFSGILSEASELDFSTPRKHQLVQSSRMVLARKSTPTTSTSENSISQHHEKTNIGRSHSSLLRRSICSARVSPSASNLARAMKQCHTLPLSFVEEGKCMDPSIVSLADILGTRVADHVPQTPNKISEDMIRCIAAIYIRLRDVPAVQDAFFPSPCSSFSSASGLSSKYTADIWSPRCRKESFIEAWQDNALGNGESKELGLQYDTVVEVSALCKGDQRSADVKDMLRKYTSLVQLLETVDLSGMKNEEKLAFWINVHNAMMMHAHIEYGIQQSNSKRILLTKVSYIISGQRVNMELIEYQILCCRAHSSGQWLKLLLYPKWKSRDKDELRGFAVDRPEPLVHFALSSGGYSDPVVRLYSPKRLFQQLEAAKEEYIRANVGVRSRGHKVMLPKILESYARDAGLGAQEVVSMVESHLPEGLREAVRRRQEGVECKPHRLAFRYLLAKELVGLGAPARGRQTESGPLGAC